The genomic segment GCATACAGATCTGAGTAGGTACATCACATGGATTTTCAGGTTAGGATTCAGCCCATTATGCTGATGTTTTTTAATGCTTCATATTCTTATAACCACAAAAGTTACCAGTGATGTTCTGCCATACTATTATAAGCCTGAACTCATCATAGACTAttctgaataaaatataaataatgttCTCATCTTTAAATGGTCCGTTAATGTCTCTACCATATCCCACAACCAACCACTGGAATTCATCCCTCACATCTGTCCATCTCTACCAGGTCTTATGTCACCGCTCTATTCTTCCTCCAGGCCACTGGACCATCTTCACCACCCATCCTCGCTAACACGCTGCTCCACCCCATCCTCGCTAACACGCTGCTCCACCCCATCCTCGCTAACACGCTGCTCCACCCCCATCCTCGCTAACACGCTGCTCCACCCCCATCCTCGCTAACACGCTGCTCCACCCCATCCTCGCTAACACGCTGCTCCACCCCCATCCTCGCTAACACGCTGCTCCACCCCATCCTCGCTAACACGCTGCTCCACCCCATCCTCGCTAACACGCTGCTCCACCCCATCCTCGCTAACACGCTGCTCCACCCCCATCCTCGCTAACACGCTGCTCCACCCCCATCCTCGCTAACACGCTGCTCCACCCCATCCTCGCTAACACGCTGCTCCACCCCCATCCTCGCTAACACGCTGCTCCACCCCATCCTCGCTAACACGCTGCTCCACCCCATCCTCGCTAACACGCTGCTCCACCCCCATCCTCGCTAACACGCTGCTCCACCCCATCCTCGCTAACACGCTGCTCCACCCCATCCTCGCTAACACGCTGCTCCACCCCCATCCTCGCTAACACGCTGCTCCACCCCCATCCTCGCTAACACGCTGCTCCACCCCATCCTCGCTAACACGCTGCTCCACCCCCATCCTCGCTAACACGTTGCTCCACCCCATCCTCGCTAACACGCTGCTCCACCCCATCCTCGCTAACACGTTGCTCCACCCCCATCCTCGCTAACACGCTGCTCCACCCCATCCTCGCTAACACGCTGCTCCACCCCATCCTCGCTAACACGCTGCTCCACCCCATCCTCGCTAACACGCTGCTCCACCCCATCCTCGCTAACACGCTGCTCCACCCCCATCCTCGCTAACACGCTGCTCCACCCCCATCCTCGCTAACACGCTGCTCCACCCCCATCCTCGCTAACACGCTGCTCCACCCCCATCCTCGCTAACACGCTGCTCCACCCCATCCTCGCTAACACGCTGCTCCACCCCATCCTCGCTAACACgcttgccccccccccatcctcgCTAACACGCTGCTCCACCCCATCCTCGCTAACACGCTGCTCCACCCCATCCTCGCTAACACGCTGCTCCACCCCATCCTCGCTAACACGCTGCTCCACCCCCATCCTCGCTAACACGCTGCTCCACCCCATCCTCGCTAACACGCTGCTCCACCCCATCCTCGCTAACACGCTGCTCCACCCCATCCTCGCTAACACGTTGCTCCACCCCCATCCTCGCTAACACACTGCCCCACCCCATCCTCACTAACACGCTGCTCCACCCCATCCTCGCTAACACGCTGCTCCACCCCCATCCTCGCTAACACGCTGCTCCACCCCCATCCTCGCTAACACGCTGCTCCACCCCATCCTCGCTAACACGCTGCTCCACCCCCATCCTCGCTAACACGCTGCTCCACCCCATCCTCGCTAACACGCTGCTCCACCCCATCCTCACTAACACGCTGCCCCACCCCATCCTCACTAACACGCtgccctctctcccatcctcgcTAACACGCTGGTCCACCCCATCCTCGCTAACACGCTGCTCCACCCCATCCTCGCTAACACGCTGCTCCACCCCATCCTCGCTAACACGTTGCTCCACCCCATCCTCGCTAACACGTTGCTCCACCCCATCCTCGCTAACACGCTGCTCCACCCCATCCTCGCTAACACGCTGCTCCACCCCATCCTCGCTAACACGTTGCTCCACCCCCATCCTCGCTAACACGCTGCTCCACCCCATCCTCGCTAACACGTTGCTCCACCCCCATCCTCGCTAACACGCTGCCCCACCCCATCCTCGCTAACACGCTGCCCCACCCCCATCCTCGCTAACACGCTGCCCCACCCCATCCTCGCTAACACGCTGCTCCACCCCATCCTCGCTAACACGCTGCTCCACCCCATCCTTGCTAACACGCTGCCCCACCCCATCCTCGCTAACACGCTGCCCCACCCCATCCTCACTAACACGCtgccctctctcccatcctcgctaacacgctgctccacccccatcctcgctaacacgctgccccaccccatcctcgctaacacgctgctccaccccatcctcgctaacacgctgctccaccccatcctcgctaacacgctgccccaccccatcctcgctaacacgctgccctctctccccatcctcgctaacacgctgctccaccccatcctcgctaacacgctgctccaccccatcctcgctaacacgctgccccaccccatcctcgctaacacgctgctccaccccatcctcgctaacacgctgccccaccccatcctcgctaacacgctgctccaccccatcctcgctaacacactgctccaccccatcctcgctaacacactgctccaccccatcctcgctaacacactgctccaccccatcctcgctaacacgctgctccaccccatcctcgctaacacgctgccccaccccatcctcgctaacacgctgccctctctccccatcctcgctaacacgctgccctctctccccatcctcgctaacacgctgccctctctccccatcctcgctaacacgctgccctctctccccatcctcactAACACGCTGCCCCACCCCATCCTCACTAACACGCTGCCCCACCCCATCCTCACTAACACGCTGCCCCACCCCATCCTCACTAACACGCTGCCCCACCCCATCCTCGCTAACACGCTGCCCCACCCCCATCCTCACTAACACGCTGCCCCACCCCATCCTCACTAACACGCTGCCCCACCCCATCCTCACTAACACGCTGCCCCACCCCATCCTCGCTAACACGCTGCCCCACCCCATCCTCGCTAACACGCTGCCCCACCCCCATCCTCACTAACACGCTGCCCCACCCCCATCCTCACTAACACGCTGCTCCACCCCCATCCTCACTAACACACTGCTCCACCCCATCCTCGCTAACACGCTGCCCCACCCCCATCCTCACTAACACGCTGCCCCACCCCCATCCTCACTAACACGCTGCCCCACCCCATCCTCACTAACACGCTGCCCTCTCCCATCCTCACTAACACGCTGCTCCACCCCATCCTCACTAACACGCTGCTCCACCCCATCCTCGCTAACACGCTGCTCCACCCCATCCTCGCTAACACGCTGCTCCACCCCCATCCTCGCTAACACGCTGCTCCACCCCCATCCTCGCTAACACGCTGCTCCACCCCCATCCTCGCTAACACGCTGCTCCACCCCCATACTCGCTAACACGCTGCCCCACCCCATCCTCACTAACACGCTGCCCTCTCCCATCCTCACTAACACGCTGCTCCACCCCATCCTCACTAACACGCtgctctccccatccctctctccctctcccacatcCTCATTAACACGCtgccctctctcccatcctcactAACACGCTGCTCTCccaatccctctctccctctcccacatcCTCACTAACACGCtgccctctcccccatcctcatTAACACGCTGCCCTCTTCCCCATCCTCACTAACAcgcttccctctccccctctcgcccTACATCCTCACTAACAAGCtgccctctcccccatccctctctccctccatcctcactAACATGCTTCCCTCTCTTTTTACTGCCTTGTTTAAAGGTGAATGAGAGCTTTGGGCACAACACTTGGTGAGTATGATTAGTGCCCATAACTGACTGATCGCATCAGCAAGGTCATTTTTCCACCTTTAGAGTTTCcaaaatgtaaccatgtttttttatacattttttgtttcCTTCTCACTTTTCCACATGAAAAGATGAAATTATCCCAGTTTGCAGGGAGAGCAGACTGGGCTCAGACAGAGGTGGAAAACCTGATGCCACCAGCATCTGCGTGATAATCCGGTCACATGGCCAAACAGTTGGACTCAGTCAATTCCTGTCCCGCTGAGCTTTGATTCTGTTAGAGCTCAATGGGTATAGCCCAATGacttacatatacacacacacacacacgaaaggcAGCGCTGTGTTGAAGACAGGGTTTATATACACATCCTTGGTATAGCCCTGCCACAACCCTGTCATTTAGCAACCATCCCATATGCACGATAACATTGATTATAATGACAGACATCCCTAGTAAACAACAGACCCTTTATACTAAAATTTGTCCTGATAGTCAACCATGCCACGTTTACTTAGTACACTTTCACAGGTCACACAGTGGCGTGGATGAGGCGAGTGCCCCCCTTAAAACATGAAGCCCTGAAAAGTGCCATATAAATGCAATACATCATTAAAATGCAGGCGAGTTCCTCTACTTACGCAGGTGAAGAGCAGGGCTCCCAGGGAGGCGTAGACAATGTGGAGGATCCTGTGGCGGATGAAGATGCAGAGGATGGAGAAGAGCAGCAGGACGATCAAACACACGAACAGAACGCCGCGGCAGGAAGTGAAGTCATACTTGCTCTGGATTAGGGGAGAAAACAGAGAAATTAGGGATTGTCAAGGATTGTTATTGTCCCAAGAGGGAGTTGAGGTTAAAGCCCCCGAACATTCCTCAAATCTCAAGGCTATGCCATAGTATGTGATAGTAATAGTGACAGTATGTAACAGTGATAGTGACATTATGTAATAGCGATAGTAAGTGATAGTGACAGTAATAGTATGTGATAGTAATAGTGACAGTATGTAAGTGACAGTATGTAATAgtaagtgatagtaatagtaatagtgacAGTATGTAATAGTGACAGTATGTAATTGTGACAGTAATAGTGACAGTATGTAATAGTGACAGTAATAGTGGCAGTATGTAAAAGTGACAGTAATAGTggcagtatgttacagtatgtaatAGTGACAGTAATAGTATGTGATAGTAATAGTGACAGTAACAGTATGTGATAGTAATAGTGACAGTAATAGTACGTGATAGTAATAGTATGTGATAGTAATAGTGACAGTATGTAACAGTGATAGTGACATTATGTAATAGCGATAGTAAGTGATAGTGACAGTGATAGTAATAGTGACAGTATGTAAGTGACAGTATGTAATAgtaagtgatagtaatagtaatagtgacAGTATGTAATAGTGACAGTAATAGTATGTGATAGTAATAGTGACAGTATGTAATAGTGACAGTAATAGTggcagtatgttacagtatgtaatAGTGACAGTAATAGTATGTGATAGTAATAGTGACAGTAATAGTACGTGATAGTAATAGTATGTGACAGTATGTAATAGTGACAGTATGTAATAGTGATAGTAAGTGATAGTAATAGTGACAGTATGTAGTGACAGTATGTAATAGTGACAGTATGTAATAGTGAGTGATAGTAATAGTGACAGTATGTAATAGTGAAAGTAAGTGATAGTAATAGTGACAGTAATAGCATGTGAAAGTAATAGTGACAGTATGTAATAGTGACAGTAATAGTATGTGATAGTGACAGTGTGTAAGTGACCGTATGTAATAGTGATAGTAAGTGATAGTAATAGTGACCGTAATAGTATGTGATAGTAATAGTGACAGTATGTAAGTGGCAGTAATAGTATGTAATAGTgacagtatgttacagtatgtaatAGTGACAGTAATAGTATGTGATAGTAATAGTGACAGTATGTAATAGTGACAGTAATAGTggcagtatgttacagtatgtaatAGTGACAGTACTAGTATGTGATAGTAATAGTGACAGTGATAGTAATAGTGACAGTAATAGTACGTGATAGTAATAGTATGTGACAGTATGTAATAGTGACAGTATGTAATAGTGATAGTAAGTGATAGTAATAGTGACAGTATGTAGTGACAGTATGTAATAGTGACAGTATGTAATAGTGAGTGATAGTAATAGTGACAGTAATAGCATGTGAAAGTAATAGTGACAGTATGTAATAGTGACAGTAATAGTATGTGATAGTGACAGTGTGTAAGTGACCGTATGTAATAGTGATAGTAAGTGATAGTAATAGTGACCGTAATAGTATGTGATAGTAATAGTGACAGTATGTAAGTGGCAGTAATAGTATGTAATAGTgacagtatgttacagtatgtaatagtgacagtatgttacagtatgtaatAGTGACAGTATGTAATAGTGACTgtaagtgatagtaatagtatgttacagtatgtaatAGTGACAGTAATAGTGGCAGTAATAGTACATGATAGTAAGTGATAGTAATAGTGGCAGTATGTAATAGAATGTGATAATAATAGTGGCAGTAATAGTATGTAATAGTgacagtatgttacagtatgtaatagtgacagtatgttacagtatgtaatAGTGGCAGTAATAGTATGTGATAGTAatagtatgttacagtatgtaatAGTGACAGTAAGTCAGTGATAGCAATAGTAAGTGACAGTAATAGTTTGTGATAGTAATAGTGACAGTAATAGTTTGTGATAGTAATAGTGACAGTAATAGTGGCAGTAATAGTACGTGATAGTATGTAATAGTAAGTTACAGTATGTAATAGTGACAGTAATAGTTTGTGATAGTAATAGTAAGTGATAGTAATAGTGACCGTATGTAATAGTGACAGTATGTAATAGTGACAGTAATAGTATGTGATAATAATAGTGACAGTATGTAATAGTAATAGTGACAGTATGTGATAGTGATAGTGACAGTAACAGTATGTGATAGTAATAGTGACAGTAACAGTATGTGATAGTAATAGTGACAGTATGTAATAGTGACAGTATGTAATAGTGAAACTGAAACAAAGGCCATGGAGGCAGAAAAAGACTCCATAATATCATGGTTTGCAAAACCGTAAGTGTGACACTGACAGCAAGGTGGGAGTaaggatggagtgtgtgtgtgtgtgtgtgtgtatatatatacgcATTCATGCCTGTGTGCACTACTGACCTGTAGTGAGAAGAGGACCACGGTGAAGCAGACCACAGCGGTGATGCCCACAGCCATGATGACAGTCTCTGTGTCGTAGAAGCTGGCGATCATCCCCACCATGTAGGACAGACTCAGGGTCAGGATGGACTGAGGGCAGACAACGTCAGTATTACAACCACAACACATCCCTCTCAGAATGTTATATAACTAATATATAGAGACAAAtcaggtcatcaattttatttaaagccacaatatgtaactttttgggcgaccagaCAAAATTCACTTacaaatgtgagttatagatctgtaattctcattgaaagcaagtctatgaagtggtagatctgttctatgtacactatttctatgcttccagtTTTTAAGTTTAgttttcggttttgtacaccagcttcaaaccgctgaaaatacaatattttgggttatggaaaatatatgtcAAAGCGGTTCAGATGGTACAATGAATCTTTACACTatatttgcttattttttttcatatagaaactgaaattaggcaaacgattagaattttagcaaccaggaaatggcagagtgctttctgcatattgcacctttaatcaATCTAATCTGTGTTTCATCGCTTTGTTGATTTCTCACGGTTTTATAAAACGTGACAATATCTATCTTATATTTGTAACTCTACTCTAATATCAATATCTACCCAATTCCAGCAACATTGTCCCAAACCAAGACCTGAAACATTAACAGATACATAGGGTTGATACATTAGACAATGCATCTATTAGAGGTTAAAAGAAAgagtctacgtcccaaatggcacactattccctatgtagtgcactacttgcaccctattccctacatagtgcactacttttaaaatagaacactacatagggaatagggttccatttagcaTGCAACCAGAGTCAGGGTGGGGCTGTACCAATGCTATCAGGTTCCAGGGGTGTTTGCGCCGGAACTCTCCACAGCAGCTGAGGGTGATGAGAGACACAAAGAAGATGGCGTAGGACACGTAGTACGTCCAGGGGTTACGCCGCACAAACAATTTGGCATCGTCCACAAAGGTAAAGACGGCCACGAAGGAGAAGGTGACCATAAGCTGAACGGTCAGCACCAGGAACACctaggaggaggtggagaaagtTGGACAGACAGATGTTATAGGACTGTCTCAAGAAAGATTTTCAATAACTATGACAAAGTGTCAGTCAACATTGGCTATTGAAATTAAAGTTGAAACATTGCTGGTTAGATTTGTTAGGGAATTTCTTTATTTTGAATAATAGtcaaaatcatgaaaagaataGCAGATCACTGTATTATTCATGAAGTTTATTTGGACAGGGACAATGTACCGCAAAAACATACAGTACCTCTCAAAAGTGAGAAGTGATGCGTTGcaccatttatttatttacatttttgcacCAGATTTAGCTAAAAGCTCATTTACATCTGAATAACTAGGAGCTGATAGAATGGTTTGGTTTCAATCTCCTCCATTCTCTCAACTGACAGCATGTTATTCTGTTGTCATTCATGCAGTCCCGTCCCCTCTTCTCTCCCGTCTCACCTTTCTGATGAACGCCTGTCGGATGCTCTTGTCCTCAAAGCCAGAGTTGGTAAACTCCTCGTTGTCGTAGTAAGATGGCGGCACGTCCCCATGGTAACCGTCACCCACGGAAGCTGAAAACcccagacaacaacaaaaataaggaCCAAATAGCAACCATGGGTTTAATCACTACAGGGGTGAGACTATTGGCAATCAAATGCTTGTAGATTGTGAGACTATTGTATGTGTTGTTTTGACACGGGTCATTAACAGGGCTAGTTCTatatagttgttgatcagtcaGTGAGACAGTTTAACCTCAGGAGGATGATCTATGTGCTTCTTCAGCACACTAGGTTGATGATGGACAGTGAAAGACACAGGCAGCAATTTCTCAGGGTAATTATACATCCATCTAAGTGGAAAACCAAACAGTGACCTTAAGAATTTCCAAACCTGCCTTTCAAATGGAAAACTGACATAAGCAGGAGTGAAGACTGGTAACATAATTAATTTAACTGTACCTGAGCACATTGTGTTTGGCCCACTTGGATTAATGATGTATGACATGTGCTTGAGTGttacaaaacatttaagtgtAGAAATAATGTGCATGTTAGCCCAGGTCTTGGGACAGTTTTGCAATCGTATAGCCATTAAAGCATAGAATGTAGGTAAACCCAGAAGAACCAGAAAGAGTGTCTAGAGAGCAACCTTTTCCTAGATTTGTCATGACACCATATGACTTCTCTTCCAAACATAAATCATGTGAAATGTCTCAAGCACAGCTATATGTCCACTACTGTCTACTCACTGTTGGGGTCACCAGGGAACCCTGGCTGTGCAGGTTGCTGGTAGGGCACTGTGGGGTAGGGGCCCTGGGGATAGGGCATCTGAGGGTAGGGTCCCTGTCCAAACCCGGGGCCTCCCTGAGGAAACCCGGGCTGACCATAGGGTGCAGGTTGACCATAGGGTGCAGGTTGACCATAGGGTGCAGGTTGACCATAGGGTGCAGGTTGATCGTATGGTGTAGGCTGGCCATAGGCTGCAGGCTGGCCGGGGTATGGAGCTTGCACAGGAGCCGGGGTGTAGTTGGGAGGGGCTATCCCGAACCCGGGCTGGGGCGGTCCGTACACGTTGTTGTGGAGGGGGTTGTTCTCCCCCATGACCCCGGGGTAGCTGTTCTTGTCCTGAGACATGGTCTGTTTCTCTCACTAGCGGCCTGAGGAACAAGGAAACATGAAAAGAAACCTGTATGGCATTCACAGGAACTGACCACTGTTGGGTGGGACTTTGCATTTGAGATAACATGACAAGCTGGAGTTTTCTGGAAAGTGAGGCAGGGGAAGGGAAATGGTGAAACATAGTAAACTTAGGCTAATGATGTTTGACAACTTCAGCATTAAAGTTCAACAGACATCTTAAGTCAATAATATGAGGAAGTATTTTTCTTCACCTTGCTTGTtttactccctccctctaaaaGGAGGCACCGGGAAAAGTAATGATAGTCTTAGCACGGTCTTGGCCACAATGGCAAAGATTCAAACACTGAATCTGCCTGATTACAAAGGCGATGAGAATACTGAGGAAGCTGGCAGGCAAAAGGCCCAGGCAGCAGCCCAGTGATTCTTCCTGACAACACCCAGACACTTTTCACAAAGAGTCACATATCCGCCATCAACACTGCTAAGCTGCTCAGTCAGTCTGCTCTCTGCAACGCACAGGAggaagggtgagagaggaggcaTTGATGACACGAGTTGAATCAAGCCAAATTAAACACTGTCCAACGACTGGCTGTTCTTGAATAGGCAAGGTGATTCTGGAACGTTAGGTTAGGATCCACTTGTCCTGACAATAGGATTCTGGGTAAACTGAAATGGAAGGATGTAGAATGACAGACCACTTTGTTCACGTCTAGGCCTAATCCAAATAATACACTCTCACTGGAGAGAACACTTTGTGCCCTGTCACGATGTTTTGTTGTGCTTTTCCCCCACTGCATTGTTATACCACCACCAGGTCAAACTGGgcttcagtggaggctggtgggcgGAGCaagaggaggacaggctcattgtaatggctggaatggaattcatggagcggagtcaaacatgtggtttccatatgtatgatctgtttgataccgttccatttattccattccaatgagcccatcctcctaccagcctccactgctggacATAGAATTTTGCAACAGCCAGTATGCTATTTAACCAAACAGTGT from the Salmo trutta chromosome 36, fSalTru1.1, whole genome shotgun sequence genome contains:
- the LOC115175498 gene encoding protein lifeguard 1: MSQDKNSYPGVMGENNPLHNNVYGPPQPGFGIAPPNYTPAPVQAPYPGQPAAYGQPTPYDQPAPYGQPAPYGQPAPYGQPAPYGQPGFPQGGPGFGQGPYPQMPYPQGPYPTVPYQQPAQPGFPGDPNTSVGDGYHGDVPPSYYDNEEFTNSGFEDKSIRQAFIRKVFLVLTVQLMVTFSFVAVFTFVDDAKLFVRRNPWTYYVSYAIFFVSLITLSCCGEFRRKHPWNLIALSILTLSLSYMVGMIASFYDTETVIMAVGITAVVCFTVVLFSLQSKYDFTSCRGVLFVCLIVLLLFSILCIFIRHRILHIVYASLGALLFTCFLAVDTQLLLGNKKLALSPEEYIFAALNLYTDIINIFLYILAIVGRSRE